CCGCCGAAGCCGGCGCGGAACACCGGCAACATTTTGGCGAGAGCCCCTCCCTGGGAGGACAACACAATGCCGATTCGCAGCACAACGAGCCGAGTTGCTGCGGGCTTTTCAGCGGCAGCCTGCTCCCACTTCTGACACAGACGGGCCAGAAAATCCTGCCCAACGGAGCTGCTCTCCTCAAAGCGTCCATCAAGACTGGTGCCGAAATAGCCAACAGCTGAGGCATTCACCAGCACGGATGGAGGCTTGGCCAGCGTGGCCAGGGCACTCACAAGATGACGGGTGGTCTCAAGACGACTGGACTCGAGGGTTTCAAGGTGCTGAACAGTCCAGCGCTGTTCAGCGATCGGTTCACCAGCGAGATTCACAACGCCATCACTGGCGGCCAACGCATCATGCAGAGGCGTGGAGTCAGACCAGCTAGATGCCACAGCTGGATCCACCTGAATCCATTGAAGACGTCCTGCAACGTCTGAGGGGAAGGCCGCCGGAGAGGCACGGCGACTGACGATAGTGAGTTGATGACCGGCAGCCTGCAGAACGGGAATCAGACCACGACCAACCAAGCCCGTGCATCCAATCAGCAGAAGGCGCATTGCAACGGCGGCGTCAAGTGCTCGAGGTTAGGAAGCGACGGAGGGATCAGTGTCTTCAACGGGCAAGGTGAGATTCATCTTGCGCGCCATGGGCACCAGCGCAAAGCCCTGGATGAAGAGGCCAAACAGCACCACGGCCAGAGCCAGCGGAGGCATCTCCACACCCCAGCCCACACCCGGAGTCGACCAGGCCTTGATGGCCATCGCGATGGGGACGGCGCCGCGCAGGCCTGCCCAACACACAAAAATCCGTTCGCCATGGCTGAAGGGCGTCCGCCAGAGAAGGGTCTGCACCATCAGCAAGCGCACGAGCTGCATCACCAGAAACAGCACGAAAGCCAGGCCGACGGCGTGAACCACATCCTGAGGATTCACCACAAGCCCCATGCAGAGAAACAGCAGGAGCTCGGCCATTTTTGCGTAGCTGGAATGGGCTTCCTCCAGGCCGTTCTGGTCAAGATCGGCACTGTTGCCAAGCACCAGCCCTGCGACGTAGGCCGCGAGCAACGGACTACCGCCCAGCAGCGAAGTGCCACCGCTGAGCACCATCAGCAAGGCGAGGCTGACCACCGGCAGCATCGAGGTCTGATTCAGCCCCATGCGTGTTCCCAGCAACTGCACCGTGAGACTGCCGCCGAGGAAACCGATCAGCATCCCGAGCAGGAACTGACGGATCAGATCCGTCACCAGCAAACCAGCGCCGACGCCCTCACCAGCGGCCAGTGCCAGAGCTAGTCCAGCAAGCA
This genomic window from Synechococcus sp. MIT S9220 contains:
- a CDS encoding TIGR01777 family oxidoreductase, translated to MRLLLIGCTGLVGRGLIPVLQAAGHQLTIVSRRASPAAFPSDVAGRLQWIQVDPAVASSWSDSTPLHDALAASDGVVNLAGEPIAEQRWTVQHLETLESSRLETTRHLVSALATLAKPPSVLVNASAVGYFGTSLDGRFEESSSVGQDFLARLCQKWEQAAAEKPAATRLVVLRIGIVLSSQGGALAKMLPVFRAGFGGPIGSGQQWMSWIERGDLCRIIQSSLETDSWSGVINAVAPDPVTMAVFAGSLGRCLGRPSLLPVPGPMLQLLLGDGSKVVLEGQFVSSSRLEALGFNFLCPTLPVALDVATSSSNR
- a CDS encoding cation:proton antiporter translates to MDNGLSLYLVAFGGLLLVSVLLDDLAARVRVPGILMVLLLGLLIENHVVVVPGSHEITLLSLDTAKQITEAALVLVLFFGGLTTNWQQVRGVIRPAARLATIGVLITAALITLVVFGFGLAQGTESSTALLPRSLFVGAMVASTDASAVLALLRPLQGRLPKPLTDLIECESGFNDPIAVVLAGLALALAAGEGVGAGLLVTDLIRQFLLGMLIGFLGGSLTVQLLGTRMGLNQTSMLPVVSLALLMVLSGGTSLLGGSPLLAAYVAGLVLGNSADLDQNGLEEAHSSYAKMAELLLFLCMGLVVNPQDVVHAVGLAFVLFLVMQLVRLLMVQTLLWRTPFSHGERIFVCWAGLRGAVPIAMAIKAWSTPGVGWGVEMPPLALAVVLFGLFIQGFALVPMARKMNLTLPVEDTDPSVAS